Genomic DNA from Candidatus Methylomirabilota bacterium:
CCCTTCCGTGCCCGTGGGCGCCTCCGCCGAGGACAACCGTGAGGTCCGCCGGTGGGGCGAGCCCCGGCGGTTTCCGTTCCCGCCGAAACCGCACGAGGTGCTGGGGGAGACGCTGGGTCTCGACTTCGAGCGGGCGGGGAAGATCGCCAAGGCCCGCTTCACCGTGCTCTGGGGCGCGGCCGCCCGGCTCGAGCGCGCGCTCATCCAGCTCATGCTGGACCTGCACACGCGCGAGCACGGCTACACCGAGGTCTGGGTGCCGCACCTGGTGAACGCCCAGACGATGCTCGGCACCGGGCAACTGCCGAAATTCGAGGAGGACCTTTTCAAGACGAGCGAGCCCGAGGAGAACCGGACGCTCTACCTGATCCCCACCGCGGAAGTGCCGCTCACGGCGCTGCACGCCGGGGAGTTCCTGCCCGAGCGGACCCTGCCCCGCCGCTATGTCGCCTTCACCCCTTGCTACCGGCGGGAAGCGGGCACCTACGGCAAGGACACGAAGGGCATGATCCGGCAGCACCAGTTCGATAAGGTGGAGCTGGTGAAGGTCACGACGCCGGCGCAATCCTACGACGAGCTGGAATCGATGACCGGCAATGCCGAGGAGGTCCTGCGGCGCCTGGAGATCCCGTATCGGGTCGTCGCGCTCTGCACCGGCGACCTCGGCCCCAACGCGGCCATGACCTACGATCTCGAGGTCTGGCTGCCGGGGCAGGGCAGGTATCGCGAGATCTCCTCGTGCTCGAACTGCGAGGCGTACCAAGCGCGGCGGTCGGAGATCCGCTTTCGTCCCCACGGCGGGGGCCGGGCCGAGTATTGCCACACGCTCAACGGCTCCGGGCTCGCCGTGGGCCGCACGCTGATCGCCGTGCTCGAGAATTATCAGG
This window encodes:
- the serS gene encoding serine--tRNA ligase; translation: MLDLRLIREQPEAVERALATRGGSAAALIKELLARDAERRRLIKDAEELKALRNRASEAIGQAKRRGEDAAAEQGRMREVADRIKTLDADTKAIDDEIERLVLQLPNLPHPSVPVGASAEDNREVRRWGEPRRFPFPPKPHEVLGETLGLDFERAGKIAKARFTVLWGAAARLERALIQLMLDLHTREHGYTEVWVPHLVNAQTMLGTGQLPKFEEDLFKTSEPEENRTLYLIPTAEVPLTALHAGEFLPERTLPRRYVAFTPCYRREAGTYGKDTKGMIRQHQFDKVELVKVTTPAQSYDELESMTGNAEEVLRRLEIPYRVVALCTGDLGPNAAMTYDLEVWLPGQGRYREISSCSNCEAYQARRSEIRFRPHGGGRAEYCHTLNGSGLAVGRTLIAVLENYQEGDGTVTIPAALRPYMDGLERLTPVG